The Staphylothermus marinus F1 genome has a segment encoding these proteins:
- a CDS encoding 4Fe-4S binding protein gives MPPNSLPVIFPRLCGGCKACYYACPYNAILKGYHVLGYSYVTKVTIDNHSFILVTGILREGEEHTPPAVVATKNRAKKIDHELMIVDTGAGTGNQISIALQGSDLVIAVTEATPLGLHDLESILKVTSDMDLETIVVINRYGLGRIDKHVETMKKYSVRTYFKIPYHVDAVESYIKGKPIVIYKPDSIVSKSIHQIHEYIVKELLGK, from the coding sequence ATGCCACCAAATAGTCTCCCAGTAATATTTCCTAGATTATGTGGTGGATGCAAAGCATGCTACTATGCATGTCCCTACAATGCTATATTGAAGGGATACCATGTACTAGGCTATAGCTATGTGACAAAAGTCACCATAGATAATCATAGTTTCATACTTGTCACCGGCATATTGAGGGAAGGAGAAGAACATACCCCGCCAGCAGTGGTTGCTACTAAGAATAGAGCTAAAAAGATTGATCATGAATTAATGATTGTAGATACTGGGGCGGGAACAGGTAACCAGATATCAATAGCGCTTCAAGGATCAGATCTAGTCATAGCTGTAACTGAAGCAACCCCGCTGGGACTACATGATCTCGAATCAATATTGAAGGTTACAAGCGATATGGACTTAGAAACAATAGTTGTAATCAACAGGTATGGTTTAGGCAGAATCGACAAACACGTGGAGACTATGAAGAAATATAGTGTGAGAACGTATTTTAAAATACCATACCATGTCGATGCTGTTGAATCATATATTAAAGGAAAACCAATTGTTATATACAAGCCTGACTCAATTGTTTCTAAGAGCATTCATCAAATACATGAATACATTGTTAAGGAGTTGCTTGGGAAATGA
- a CDS encoding glycerophosphodiester phosphodiesterase, producing MKIYGHRANNKLVLKKYLTLKNIDGLEVDVSVKNNRVMIMHGPSPIVRPSLLGKIMGWIDYRFFYRDPYIRSLSISLEDIFGIIRKRGLELILDVKDINTIVRILELNNLPRSIIFTSKDHFAIRYVKETTNYKALVSIDSLPISIIDIISDSLADGVSINYAFIEDWLIDTLHSNNYIVYAWTVNDTATACKLENLSVDAVISDNPKIILYRRC from the coding sequence ATGAAGATTTACGGCCATAGAGCTAATAATAAGCTAGTATTGAAAAAGTATTTGACACTTAAGAATATTGATGGCTTAGAAGTGGATGTTTCAGTTAAAAATAATAGAGTAATGATTATGCATGGTCCTAGCCCGATAGTGAGGCCTAGTTTGCTAGGTAAGATTATGGGCTGGATTGATTACCGTTTCTTCTATAGAGATCCATATATTAGATCACTTAGCATATCGCTGGAAGATATTTTTGGAATTATACGGAAGAGAGGTTTAGAACTGATTCTAGACGTAAAAGATATCAATACCATAGTTAGGATTTTAGAATTAAATAATCTTCCGCGCAGCATTATTTTCACCTCCAAAGACCATTTCGCCATTAGATACGTGAAGGAAACTACAAATTATAAAGCACTAGTAAGCATTGATTCCTTACCAATAAGCATTATTGATATAATAAGTGATTCCCTCGCTGATGGAGTCTCAATAAACTATGCTTTTATAGAGGATTGGCTTATAGATACACTGCATAGTAATAACTATATTGTTTATGCTTGGACAGTTAACGACACAGCTACAGCATGTAAACTTGAGAACCTAAGTGTTGATGCAGTAATCTCAGATAATCCAAAAATAATCTTGTATCGAAG